One region of Drosophila kikkawai strain 14028-0561.14 chromosome 2R, DkikHiC1v2, whole genome shotgun sequence genomic DNA includes:
- the TAF1C-like gene encoding uncharacterized protein TAF1C-like, translated as MPRRYRISQELSRLNASLQSKGSDNESDSDSDSDKDENPERNEQEAVLRRALEVVQHSSCPALNTGMLGQELHELDEDEDQIFPSCLVEVPIPVFLPLDGHSPHVEPCVQRPQYYDYWSRNLNVYKVQYGKETKRMKQREKKHMENIYDIRLFDMAEHIAGQENPFFRDSYDYYYTGGNINTMPFEDSSLVMHVSGKKLNDLHISAINSNLNMWQTIHSEKLQETSSELFEILPVESFGVNHGHMFMGRFLNEISLYELKRQEPQEEESELPEYQLIRQSQFSSQAAPFTSVSQSLGKPNVLALASQDRSLRFLDIITQQDVAKHDVCWVKGLQHSTSTWAQLMPADGSTFHFLTQPVLLTVDERCDRPLNPCYASSFRSKTCETFSCLGKGVNPNLLYVASNHKLHCLDLRCLGKNLTDRAVVTWTHQMTYPPCFMDTCAHDDSEFIALGGLLPSDQRICELKGSQASNIDELFSPAMPYAPPSLQEALLDARLRGCVDVYADLTERVKTCITGLRFSCLENVNDQGFAQLLTANSLGDLYSQRLRTRNESERIEELRTGLHNTTAISYYTSQVQNCVQSQKLRCTEVQSIPQMREIFREAGKRPQPDVKPMIVEDIEIDWGIEDSDISDDDEEEELEITKSKGRGQKKKLDKKGKKKLKNKTKKQVTQQSKDKQPVKFNFKKDKGINRGSWQKSAYQMARFKDMLTVRMLDVWDMEEYDHARDVTREMIDEKLPKELEPENRMASWLDKLSSEPAELRLELEADEETERRNPNLVPGTNLPKLYDAMTAEYSEVSIVPLNEDYVYPTDNFTPERRVTFQMPSILQPGENTIIECGLDINPPPAKRPKTRHTMGF; from the coding sequence ACAGAATATCCCAGGAGCTGTCCAGGTTGAATGCCTCGCTGCAGTCCAAGGGCAGTGATAATGAATCGGATTCCGACAGTGATTCTGACAAGGACGAAAATCCGGAGAGAAATGAACAGGAGGCGGTGTTGCGACGCGCCCTGGAAGTGGTGCAGCACTCATCTTGTCCGGCTCTAAACACCGGCATGTTGGGGCAAGAACTGCACGAGCTGGACGAAGACGAGGATCAGATATTTCCCAGCTGTTTGGTCGAGGTACCAATACCCGTGTTCCTGCCCCTCGACGGCCACTCGCCGCACGTGGAGCCCTGCGTCCAGAGACCGCAGTACTACGACTACTGGAGTCGGAATTTAAACGTCTACAAGGTTCAGTATGGGAAGGAGACCAAGCGGATGAAGCAGCGGGAAAAGAAACATATGGAAAATATCTACGATATAAGGCTCTTCGACATGGCGGAGCATATAGCTGGGCAGGAGAATCCATTCTTCCGGGACAGCTACGATTATTATTACACAGGCGGCAACATCAACACGATGCCTTTCGAAGACAGCAGCCTAGTGATGCATGTCAGCGGTAAGAAGCTGAACGACCTGCACATATCCGCCATCAACAGTAATCTGAATATGTGGCAGACAATTCACTCGGAAAAGCTGCAGGAAACCTCCAGCGAACTCTTTGAAATACTGCCAGTGGAGAGTTTTGGGGTGAATCATGGCCACATGTTCATGGGGCGCTTTCTCAACGAGATATCCCTGTACGAGTTGAAGCGCCAGGAGCCTCAGGAGGAGGAGTCTGAGTTGCCAGAATACCAACTGATTCGCCAAAGCCAGTTTAGCAGTCAGGCGGCGCCTTTTACAAGCGTCTCCCAATCGTTGGGTAAGCCTAATGTCCTGGCCTTGGCCTCCCAAGATCGCTCTCTACGCTTCCTGGACATTATAACCCAACAGGATGTGGCCAAACATGATGTTTGTTGGGTCAAAGGACTGCAGCATTCTACCAGTACCTGGGCACAATTAATGCCAGCGGATGGAAGCACATTTCACTTTCTCACCCAGCCGGTGCTTCTCACAGTGGACGAGAGATGCGATCGGCCACTGAATCCCTGCTATGCCAGCAGTTTTCGTTCCAAGACCTGCGAGACCTTCTCCTGCTTGGGCAAGGGCGTGAATCCTAACTTACTGTATGTGGCCAGCAATCACAAGCTGCACTGCTTGGACCTGCGCTGCCTGGGTAAAAATCTCACCGATCGTGCGGTGGTCACGTGGACCCATCAAATGACCTATCCGCCGTGTTTTATGGACACATGCGCCCACGACGACAGCGAATTTATAGCCTTGGGAGGCCTTCTGCCTAGCGATCAGCGTATCTGTGAACTGAAGGGATCTCAGGCCTCGAATATAGATGAACTGTTCTCACCAGCCATGCCATATGCTCCTCCCTCGCTGCAAGAAGCCCTGTTGGATGCACGACTGAGGGGCTGCGTGGATGTCTATGCTGATCTTACGGAAAGGGTAAAGACCTGTATTACCGGCCTGCGATTCAGCTGTCTGGAGAATGTCAACGACCAAGGCTTTGCTCAGCTCCTGACAGCCAACAGCCTGGGCGATCTCTACTCCCAGAGACTAAGGACTCGCAATGAAAGCGAGCGCATTGAGGAGTTACGAACGGGCCTGCACAACACCACAGCCATTAGCTACTATACAAGTCAAGTCCAGAACTGTGTGCAAAGCCAGAAACTTCGCTGCACCGAAGTGCAATCTATACCACAGATGAGAGAGATTTTTAGAGAGGCAGGCAAGAGACCTCAGCCCGATGTTAAGCCCATGATCGTGGAAGATATCGAGATAGACTGGGGAATTGAGGATTCAGATATTTCAGACGAtgatgaagaagaagaactagAAATAACCAAGAGCAAAGGGCGAGGCCAGAAGAAGAAACTCGATAAGAAGGGCAAAAAGAAACTCAAAAACAAGACCAAAAAGCAAGTGACACAGCAATCCAAAGATAAGCAACCAGTTaagtttaatttcaaaaaagaTAAGGGCATCAATCGTGGATCTTGGCAAAAGTCTGCCTATCAGATGGCCCGCTTTAAGGATATGCTTACCGTAAGGATGCTAGATGTCTGGGATATGGAGGAATACGATCATGCACGCGATGTGACCAGGGAAATGATAGACGAAAAGTTGCCAAAGGAATTGGAGCCAGAGAATCGCATGGCCAGCTGGTTAGATAAACTGTCCAGCGAACCAGCGGAACTCCGACTGGAATTGGAGGCAGACGAGGAGACCGAACGACGTAATCCCAATCTAGTGCCGGGCACTAATCTACCGAAGCTGTATGACGCCATGACAGCAGAGTATTCCGAGGTATCCATAGTTCCGCTAAATGAGGATTACGTATATCCTACGGATAATTTCACTCCTGAACGGAGAGTCACCTTCCAGATGCCTTCTATTCTACAGCCTGGAGAGAACACAATCATCGAATGTGGCCTTGACATCAATCCACCGCCCGCCAAGCGACCCAAGACCCGGCACACCATGGGATTTTAG
- the LOC121502881 gene encoding uncharacterized protein yields MRQEVQNKPQMGNRSMGFALKRRNDRFVVEPIGGIENPAYEPDLGGDIATTSEFARKWRVYI; encoded by the coding sequence atgcgtcAAGAAGTGCAAAATAAACCCCAAATGGGGAATCGATCTATGGGCTTTGCCCTTAAGCGCAGGAACGACCGTTTTGTGGTGGAGCCTATCGGAGGAATTGAGAATCCAGCCTATGAACCCGATCTCGGTGGGGATATAGCCACAACAAGTGAATTTGCTCGAAAATGGCgagtatatatttaa